CCTCGTTGCTAAGCAATTATTTTATAAATACTTGTTTTTACCGGCTTCCATATCTTTTTCTTCTGCCGAAACGCCGTTGAGAAGCAAGTTGAGCAGAATAGCGGCGATGCTGCCGGCAGTAATGCCACTGTGCAAAATAACTTGAGCCCAAGCTGGAAAGTTATGATAGAAATTAGGCACTGCCAACGTAATCATACCCACGCCCAGACTAACCGCAACAACCATGATGTTCTGCGTCCCGTCAAAATCAACGCGCGACAAGGTTTTCAAGCCGCTGGCCGCAACCATACCGAACATAGCAATGCCCGCCCCGCCCAAAACCGGTAAAGGAATGGCGGCAATCACCGCAGCCAGTTTGGGCAAAAGCCCCAACAGAATCAGAATGACGCCGGCCGCAGTAACCACAAAGCGACTTTTAACCCTCGTCAACGCTACTAAGCCTACATTCTGCGCGAAAGCCGTATAGGGAAACGAGTTGAAAATGCCGCCCAGAATCGTAGAGAAACCATCCGCCCGCAAACAGCGGCTTAAATCGTCTTTCGTAATCTTCTTATCAACAATTTCGCCTACGGCAATACAGTCGCCAGTGGTCTCCGTCATCACTACCAGCATAACCAAGACCATCGCGGCAATGGACGCCGCATCAAACGTAGGATAGCCAAAGGCAAAGGGCGTAGTAACTCCCAGCCAGGCCGCACCGCCCACCTTGGAAAAATTGACCATATCAAAAAAACTAGCCAAGACCGTACCGCACAACAAGCCTAAGAGCACTGCAATGTTGCTGATAAAGCCTTTGAAAAAACGGTAAAAGAAAAGAACCAAGGCTAAGGTCACCAGCGCCAGCAAGATATAAGCCGCGCTGGCAAAGTCCTTGGCCGCCGGATTGCCGCCGCCAGCCCAGCGCACAGCCACCGGCATCAAGGTCACGCCGATGATGGTAATAATCGTCCCTGTCACTACCGGAGGGAAAAAGCGCAAAAGCGAGCTAAAATAAGGACTGACCAAGTATGTTATAATCCCGGCCACAATAATTGAACCGTAAATACCAGTCAGTCCGTGCGCTTGGCCGATTAAAATCATGGGAGTTACGGCGGCAAAAGTCACCCCTTGGATCATGGGAATTTTTACGCCCATATTGCCAAAACCGACAGTCTGGATAATCGTAGCAATGCCGCAAGTAAACAGATCGGCGTTAATCAGATAAATTAATTGCTCGCTGCTCAATCCCAAAGCATTTGCCACAATAAGGGGAACCGCCACCGCCCCGGCGTACATAGCCAGTACATGCTGCAAACCGTACACAAACAGTTTGCTCAACGGCAGCATCTCGTTAACAGGATGATTTTTTTCCATGGGTCAACCTCGTTTCTTGGTTAGTAACGCGTTCAATACTTTTTCCGGCGTCAACGGCAGCTGCGCTAGCTGCACGCCAGTAGCATTGAAGACAGCATGGGCAATCGCCGGCGCTGGCGTGTTAATGACCGCCTCGCCGATGGACTTGGCGCCGAAAGGACCGGTCGGTTCGTAGCTGGGCTCAAAAGCCACTCGCACCTGGCCCACATCCTTGCGGCAAGGAATCTTATATTGCATAAAATTGCAAGTTTCTAAACGCCCTTGCCCAGTATAACGCACTTCTTCATAGAGCGCCATGCCAATCCCCTGAACAATGCCGCCTTCGGTCTGCACCCGGGCCAATGCCGGGTTGATCACCGTACCGCAGTCCACAACAGCCACAAAATCGATGGGGGTCACCTTGCCGGTAGCCTTGTCAATTTCCACTTCTGCAAAGCCCGCTACAAAAGGCGGCGGCGAGGTGGGACTGCCATACGTCCCCTGCCCGATAAGCTGCTGTTTGCCAATTCCCAAAGCCAGTCGTTCCGCTAGTTTCACTCTGGATAAAGAGGCTTGGTTTTTCTCAACGTAAAAACTATCACCGTCGAACGACACTTCGTTCGATGACACTTCCAGCGCCTTAGCCGCCTGTTCCAACATCTTGCCGCGCAATTCCTCCGCCGCCAGCTTAACCGCCATGCCGGTCACATAGGTAGTACTGGAGGCGTAAGAACCGGGATCAAAAGGAGATACATCCGTATCGGCGGCATGAACGATAAAATGCTCCAGATCGGTTTCCAGCACCTCCGCCGCCATTTGCGCCAAAATAGTATCGCTTCCCGTTCCCATATCGGTAGAGCCAATAAGCAGCGTGTAATTTCCGTCGTCATTAAGCCGTACTTCCGCAGACGCCGTATCAATACCGGCAATCCCGGAGCCTTGCATGGTTACCGCCATCCCTACAGCTCGCAAAGAGTCCCCTAAGTCGCGCACAGGATATTTTTCTTCCCATCCAATCAGCTTCTTACCGGTAGCAATACATTGATCCAATGTCGAACTAGCCAGCACTTTCCCCTTATAGACAGGCGAGTAATCTCCTTGGCGAATCAGATTTTTTTGCCGCAGCTCCACCGGGTCCATCTTGAGTCTGGCAGCCAGCAAATTGACCGCCGACTCTTGAGCGAAGGTTCCCTGCGTCGCCCCATAGCCGCGCAAAGCGCCTCCCGGCAGTTTGTTGGTATACACAACCTGTCCCATAAACCGAACCGCCTTGGCTTTGTGGTACAGCGGCAGCGTTTTCTCGCCTACCACGGAAAACGTGGTAGGCGCATGCTCGCCATAAGCACCGCCGTCGGAAAGCCCTTGAATATCTACCGCCCGAATGGTACCATCCTCATCAGCCCCCATACGCACCCTTAGACGCATAGCATGACGGCTGTTGGTGCAGCTGAAGGTTTCCGTACGACTGTAAACAATCAGCGCCGCTTTACCGGTGCGCTTGGTCACCGCCGCTACGAACATCTCCACGGCTCCGGTCTGTTTGCCGCCAAAGCCGCCTCCTATACGGGGCTTGATAACGCGAATGCGGCTAGCCGGCATTTCCAGCGCTCTCGCCATTTGCCGCCGTACGTGAAAAGGAATCTGCGTCGAACTGACAATCGTCAGCCTACCAGTATGGTCCAGATAGCTATAGGCGCGATACGTCTCCATCATGCCATGCGCCTGCGCCTGGGTATAATAGGTTCCCTCCACCACTACCGGGCATTGGGCTAATTCGGCTTCGACATCGCCATACTCGTTCTTATGCGCACAAATAATATTTTTCTCTTTTTCCATCCCGATGGGGAAGTTACAATGCACGTTGCCTTCCGGATGCACTACGCTGGCATGCCCGGCTGCAGCCTCAAAGTCCAGCACCGGATCCAGCACTTCATAGTCCACGCGGATAAGCTGCAGCGCCTTTTCTGCTGTTTTTTCGTCCGCCGCCGCCACAATGGCTACGGCATCTCCCACATAACGCACATACTCATCCAAAATGCGCCGATCATAGGGAGATGGCTCCGGATAGGACTGGCCAGCCAGAGTAAACCGTTCCTGCGATACGTCCTGGTGCGTCAAAATACAAGCTACGCCCGGAACCTTCAGGGCCAGGGAGACATCTACCTGACGCAAACGCGCAAAAGCATGCGGGCTGTGCAACACCTTGACTATCAGCGCCTGAGACGGCGCCAGATCTTCCGTATATACCGGCTGCCCTGTCGCAATAGGCAGCGCATCGATCTTAGGCAGGCTTTGTCCGACTACTTTCATCGCGTTTCACCTCCCAGATACGTTTTAATCGCTCGCAACTGCCCCATATAACCGGTGCATCGACACAAATTCCCTGTCAAATAATGAAGGATTTCTTCTTCTGACGGCTGCGAAAGCTCTCTCTTCATAGCCAAAACGGTCATAATAAAGCCGGGACTGCAAAAACCGCATTGTTCAGCGCCCTCTGCCGCTAATACTTTCGCAAAAGCCTCCGCTTCTTCTTGCACGCCTTCTAAGGTAGTAATGTCCTTCCCCGCCGCTCGAAAAGCAGGCACAGTGCAAGAAAGAACCGGCTTGCCATCAAGCCAAACCGTACAAAGACCGCAGCAGGACGTATCACAGCCCTTGCGCACGCTCAAATAGCCTTCATGACGCAGCACGTCCGCCAACGACACATCCGCCTCAATCTGCCAAATGGTTTTAATTCCATTAAGGCTCGTCTCTAGTTGCATGCCAGCACCTCCTTGACCGCCCGCGCCGTTAATGCTTCACAAAGCTGACGCCGATATTCTTCGCTGGCACGATTGTTGCCGGAAAAAGATAATTCCGCCGCCGCTAAACGCGCCGACTCTTCCGGCGCTGAACCAGCCTCCAAGCAGGCTGCCGCCTGCATCGCCAGCGCCGCACGTCCCGGTCGGGCGCCAACGGCAATTTTCCAGACGCCGTCCGTTTCGGATGCCGCCACATTGAGCAGAGGAAAATCACTGCACGAAGTACGCATCTGCTGGTAAGAAGCGCGACAGCTTGCTTTGGGAATCACCACTTGGATAAGAATATCCTTTTGCGGCGGCTGTTCCATAAACTGCGCCAGCGGCATACTACCGCCTTTGTACAAATGAACTGACGCCCCCAACACCAAAAGCGCCGGCAGCAAATCAGAAAAGCCAAACCGCCCAAATACCGAACCGCCTACCGTAACGCTTTGTCGAAACTGCACGCCAATAATATGGCTCACTGCCTGCGGCGCCACGCCGCAGCCTAGACGCCGCAAAACCGGACTAACCTCCAAGTCGCGCAAGGTAGCCATAGCCCCCAAGCGCACCTCCGACTCTGTTTCTTCTATATACGATAAATTGCACGCAGACAAGTCCACCGCCGTGCTTCTCCGCGCCGAACCAAGACGCAAAAAAGCTCCGCCGCCCAGAAGGAAATTGTTTTTCTGCGCCGTCAGTATTTCGTAAGCTTCCGCCAACGACTGCGGCTGCGCTAACTTTTGGAACGTAAGCATCCTATCCCTCCTGTTCATTACTCTAACAAATCAGTTCTTTTCTAGGAAAATTGTACCACAAGGCCGCCCCTGAGAAAACAGACAGCAGCCCTACAATTCTTCTTTGCAACAAATAACTACTGTTTATTTTGCAACAAGGTATTTCTCCTGCTATACTTTAAGAATAAGAATTACAGAAACGAGCGTGTCCAAATGGAGCTTTTCATTGCTAGACAGCCTATTTTTGACACTCACAAAAATGTTGTCGCTTACGAACTGCTTTTTCGCAGTCCCGGAGCCGTAACGGCCACCCACACGGATGATACTGCGGCAACACGCGCCGTCCTCTCGAATGCCTTTTTAATGATGGGCATTGATTCCCTCACCGACGGCAAGAAAGCCTTTGTCAACTTTGACGCCGCAACCATCCTTGATCAAGTCCCTAAACTTCTTCCTGCGGCAATTCTCATCGTGGAAATTTTGGAAACAGTCGAACCAACGCAAGAAGTACTCAATGCCTGTGCATTATTAAAAAAAGCCGGCTATACCTTAGCCTTAGATGATTTTGAACCCGCCGACGCACAGGTTCCCCTCATTCTCATGGCGGACATTATCAAAGTCGACTTTCGCAACCCCAAAAGCCTGCAAGGCCGACGCTTCGCTGAACGTATCGCTCCCGGGCGCATTCGCTATTTAGCGGAAAAGGTTGAAACCGAAGCTGAATTCCGCCAAGCCTTAGAGGCCGGATACACTTTGTTTCAAGGCTACTTTTTCAGTCGCCCCGCCATTCTCTCGCAAAAAAACATTCCTGTCAATCATATGCATTATTTGCAGCTTTTAAATCATCTCTATACCGCTGATTTTGATGTAGAACGTTTTGAGCAGCTTATTAAGCGAGATGTATCCCTCTCGTTGCAGTTTCTTAAGTATATCAATTCGGCCTTCTTCGGGTTTCGCGTACCGGTCCATTCCATACGCCATGCCGCCGCCCTTTTGGGACAACAAGGTTTGGCCAAATGGATTTCCCTTGTGGCTTTGCGCAATTTAGCGCAAGAGCAGCCTCCCGAACTACTTCGCACAGCGGTAGTTCGTGCTCGTTTCAGTGAGCTTTTGATTCAGCGCCGCCCTCATCCGGGCATCCCTCAGGATCATTTTTTTCTAGTGGGTCTGTTTTCTCTGCTGGAAGCGTTTTTACAAAAGCCTTTAGCCGATGTCCTAGAGCAATTGCCGTTGGCTCGTTCTGTTAAAGACGCCTTGGCCGGCCGCCCCAACCCGCTGCGCCAAGTTCTCGACTTAGTTATTGCCTATGAGCAAGGTGATTGGGATCAAGTTCTCTCCGTAAGCGAAGCGTTGCAATTTCCTCATGAGGCTATTGTTAATGCTTACTTTGACGCCTTGCTTTGGGAAAAAGAATTTATTTCCATGTCGAATGTGTGAGGATAGTATATGGAGATTCGCCATTTAGAATGTTTCCTGGAAATTGTTCGCCTTGGCAGCTTCAGCAAAGCCGCCAAGGCGCTGCATATCAGCCAGCCTGCGGCTAGCAAAATGATTCACTCTATGGAGCAGGAACTAGGCCTACCTGTTCTCTACCGCCAGAACCGCAACCTAACGCTCACCGATATCGGCCAAGCTGTTTTTGAACGCGCTCAGCCGATTGTCGCCTTGTTTCACGGGTTGCATGCCGAACTGGAGGATGTGGCGCAAGCCCGCAAAGGCCGCTTGCGCATCGGCCTGCCGCCGATTGCCAGCTCCAGCGTCTTTCCCCAAGTACTAGGCGCGTTCAGCCGCCTTTATCCGGACATTTCCGTCAATCTTTACGAGTTCGGTTCTAAAACCATCGAAAAAGAAGTCTATGACGGTATGCTTGATCTCGGAGTTATCTGCTCTCCCTCCGATAACTCGGAGTTTTCTACGTTATCCTTCATTAAAGACCCCTTGCAGGTCATCGTAGCTCCCGGCCATCCCTTGAGCGAACGCAGCTTGCTTTCTTTCGCCGATCTGGCGCAAGAGCAGTTCATCATGTATCGTGAGGATTTCAGTCTCCACGACGCCATTGCCAATCGTTGCCTCCAAGCTGGCTTCGAGGTTCGCTGCGCCTATGAAACCTCGCAGAGAGAATTTATGACCCAACTGGTCGCTTCCGGTCTGGGCATTGCCCTGCTGCCTCAAGCCATTTGCGCCACGTTGCCTCCTCAACAGTTACGAGCCATCCCCATGACCGACCCAGTGTATCTGGAATTAGGCGCCATCTGGCGACGCAACCGCTATTTGTCTTTCGCCGCCCGCTCTTGGCTAGACTTCGCCAAAGAAAAACTCACTCCGAACAAACCCGCCTAACAAAAGCTTCAATTTTTCAGCAAAAAAACGAGCTCGCCTCAAAGCAAGCTCGTTTTTTTATTACTATATTTTCGTAACCCTCTGTGTTGCCCTCTGTTACTCTTGTTCGTCTCTTATCGTTTCTCTGTCGGACGCACCCGGCTGGTAGGAGTAGCTGTCAACGGATCTTCCGGCCAGTAATGCTTCGGATACCGCCCAGCCAATTCCTTACGCACCGCAAAATAGCCATCCCGCCAAAAGCTGGTTAAATCGCGCGTCACCTGCACTGGCCGCTGCGCCGGGGAT
This DNA window, taken from Anaeromusa acidaminophila DSM 3853, encodes the following:
- a CDS encoding EAL and HDOD domain-containing protein, encoding MELFIARQPIFDTHKNVVAYELLFRSPGAVTATHTDDTAATRAVLSNAFLMMGIDSLTDGKKAFVNFDAATILDQVPKLLPAAILIVEILETVEPTQEVLNACALLKKAGYTLALDDFEPADAQVPLILMADIIKVDFRNPKSLQGRRFAERIAPGRIRYLAEKVETEAEFRQALEAGYTLFQGYFFSRPAILSQKNIPVNHMHYLQLLNHLYTADFDVERFEQLIKRDVSLSLQFLKYINSAFFGFRVPVHSIRHAAALLGQQGLAKWISLVALRNLAQEQPPELLRTAVVRARFSELLIQRRPHPGIPQDHFFLVGLFSLLEAFLQKPLADVLEQLPLARSVKDALAGRPNPLRQVLDLVIAYEQGDWDQVLSVSEALQFPHEAIVNAYFDALLWEKEFISMSNV
- a CDS encoding xanthine dehydrogenase family protein molybdopterin-binding subunit — its product is MKVVGQSLPKIDALPIATGQPVYTEDLAPSQALIVKVLHSPHAFARLRQVDVSLALKVPGVACILTHQDVSQERFTLAGQSYPEPSPYDRRILDEYVRYVGDAVAIVAAADEKTAEKALQLIRVDYEVLDPVLDFEAAAGHASVVHPEGNVHCNFPIGMEKEKNIICAHKNEYGDVEAELAQCPVVVEGTYYTQAQAHGMMETYRAYSYLDHTGRLTIVSSTQIPFHVRRQMARALEMPASRIRVIKPRIGGGFGGKQTGAVEMFVAAVTKRTGKAALIVYSRTETFSCTNSRHAMRLRVRMGADEDGTIRAVDIQGLSDGGAYGEHAPTTFSVVGEKTLPLYHKAKAVRFMGQVVYTNKLPGGALRGYGATQGTFAQESAVNLLAARLKMDPVELRQKNLIRQGDYSPVYKGKVLASSTLDQCIATGKKLIGWEEKYPVRDLGDSLRAVGMAVTMQGSGIAGIDTASAEVRLNDDGNYTLLIGSTDMGTGSDTILAQMAAEVLETDLEHFIVHAADTDVSPFDPGSYASSTTYVTGMAVKLAAEELRGKMLEQAAKALEVSSNEVSFDGDSFYVEKNQASLSRVKLAERLALGIGKQQLIGQGTYGSPTSPPPFVAGFAEVEIDKATGKVTPIDFVAVVDCGTVINPALARVQTEGGIVQGIGMALYEEVRYTGQGRLETCNFMQYKIPCRKDVGQVRVAFEPSYEPTGPFGAKSIGEAVINTPAPAIAHAVFNATGVQLAQLPLTPEKVLNALLTKKRG
- a CDS encoding FAD binding domain-containing protein, which encodes MLTFQKLAQPQSLAEAYEILTAQKNNFLLGGGAFLRLGSARRSTAVDLSACNLSYIEETESEVRLGAMATLRDLEVSPVLRRLGCGVAPQAVSHIIGVQFRQSVTVGGSVFGRFGFSDLLPALLVLGASVHLYKGGSMPLAQFMEQPPQKDILIQVVIPKASCRASYQQMRTSCSDFPLLNVAASETDGVWKIAVGARPGRAALAMQAAACLEAGSAPEESARLAAAELSFSGNNRASEEYRRQLCEALTARAVKEVLACN
- a CDS encoding (2Fe-2S)-binding protein; amino-acid sequence: MQLETSLNGIKTIWQIEADVSLADVLRHEGYLSVRKGCDTSCCGLCTVWLDGKPVLSCTVPAFRAAGKDITTLEGVQEEAEAFAKVLAAEGAEQCGFCSPGFIMTVLAMKRELSQPSEEEILHYLTGNLCRCTGYMGQLRAIKTYLGGETR
- a CDS encoding LysR family transcriptional regulator; the encoded protein is MEIRHLECFLEIVRLGSFSKAAKALHISQPAASKMIHSMEQELGLPVLYRQNRNLTLTDIGQAVFERAQPIVALFHGLHAELEDVAQARKGRLRIGLPPIASSSVFPQVLGAFSRLYPDISVNLYEFGSKTIEKEVYDGMLDLGVICSPSDNSEFSTLSFIKDPLQVIVAPGHPLSERSLLSFADLAQEQFIMYREDFSLHDAIANRCLQAGFEVRCAYETSQREFMTQLVASGLGIALLPQAICATLPPQQLRAIPMTDPVYLELGAIWRRNRYLSFAARSWLDFAKEKLTPNKPA
- a CDS encoding nucleobase:cation symporter-2 family protein, whose protein sequence is MEKNHPVNEMLPLSKLFVYGLQHVLAMYAGAVAVPLIVANALGLSSEQLIYLINADLFTCGIATIIQTVGFGNMGVKIPMIQGVTFAAVTPMILIGQAHGLTGIYGSIIVAGIITYLVSPYFSSLLRFFPPVVTGTIITIIGVTLMPVAVRWAGGGNPAAKDFASAAYILLALVTLALVLFFYRFFKGFISNIAVLLGLLCGTVLASFFDMVNFSKVGGAAWLGVTTPFAFGYPTFDAASIAAMVLVMLVVMTETTGDCIAVGEIVDKKITKDDLSRCLRADGFSTILGGIFNSFPYTAFAQNVGLVALTRVKSRFVVTAAGVILILLGLLPKLAAVIAAIPLPVLGGAGIAMFGMVAASGLKTLSRVDFDGTQNIMVVAVSLGVGMITLAVPNFYHNFPAWAQVILHSGITAGSIAAILLNLLLNGVSAEEKDMEAGKNKYL